The nucleotide window GCCCGCTGCGCTGGCGAGTGCGCTCGCGACACTCGACGCATCGGTCGCCGAGACGCCGGATCGCGATCTGCGCAGCGTCGCCGGCGAATCGACGATGTCGATCGTCGCGCTCGACGATCCGACCGAACCGCTGATGCTCGGCCCCGATGGCGAGCGCAGACCGGTGCTGTGGCCCGTTCGCAAGCGATTCCGGGTCTGGACGCGCTCGCACCCGCCGACCGCCGAGCGGATCGAACGCTTGCAGGCGATGGCGGCCGACCAGTCCTGACCGAGGCCTTCGTACGCCATCTTTCGGGAATCACAACGCTTGTCGCTCCCGCCGGCTATCGCCCGGTATGGACAACGGCCCGCCAGTGCGCCGTCTCGCCGACTGGGATCACGATCGGCTGGTCGCTTTCGCCGACCGGTTCGAAACCCCGCTGTACGTTCTCGATCGCGAGCGCGTCCGCGAGAACTACCGCCGGATCGACAGCGCGTTTCCCGACGCCGAGGTGATGTACGCCGCGAAGACCAACACCGGGCGGGCGGTCCTCGAAAGCGTCCTCGACGCGGGTGCGACCATCGAGGGGGCCGCCGCGGGCGAACTCCAGCGCGCGATCGACGCCGGGGCCGATCCCAACGATCTCCAGTACACCGCGGTCAACCCACCCGATCGCGAACTCGAATACGCCGTCGACCTCGCCGCCGAGGCCCCGGGGCTGACGATCACCGCCGGTGCACGGGACACCTTCGACCGCCTCGAAGCGCTGGGCTATTCGGGCCGGGTCGCGATCCGTGTCAACCCGGGCATCGGGACGGGCCACCACGACGACGTCGCGACGGGCAAACACGCGAAGTTCGGCATTCCCGGCGACGACCTGCCCGCCGTCGCCGACTCGGTCCGCGAGCGGTTCGACCTCGTCGGCGTCCATGCCCACGTGGGTAGTGGCGTTTTGGGCGACGAGATCGACGAGCACGCCCGCGCACTCGAAGTGGTCGCCGATCTCGCCAAAGGGGTCGAACCGATCGAGTTCCTGGACGTCGGCGGCGGGTTCGGCGTGCCCTATCGGGAGGATACCGACCCCCTCGACCTCGATCGGGTCGCCGACGCGATTCGCGATGCGGTCGCGGGCGTCGATGCGGACCTGAAACTCGAACCCGGGCGGTACGTCGTCGCCGACGCCGAGTGCATCGTGACGCGTGTCAACACGATCAAGGAGGTCGGATCGACGGTGGTCGGCGTCGACGCCTCGCTCGCGACGCTCGTCCGGCCGGCGATGTTCGGGGCGTACCACCCGATCCGGAACGTGAGCGCGCCCGATCGCGAGGCCACGCCCGTCTCGGTCGGCGGGCCCTGCTGTACCGGCGCGGACGTGTTCTGTACCGATCGGCCGATCGCCCGGCCCGAGCGCGGCGACGTGCTCGCGATCGGGATGGCCGGCGCGTACGGCTACGACCTCGCGAGCCAGTTCCACTCTCAACCCCGGCCCGCGGAGGTCGCCATCGACGGCGATCACGTCGCGGTCGTGCGTCGGCGGGAGACCATCGACGACGTGACGCGGGTCGAACGCAGCGGGTGAGCGTCGCTGGCTCCGATCGGGACTCAGGAATTGTCGAGACCGAGCTTTTCTCTGGCGTCCTCGGCCGAGACCGTCTCCCCTTGTTCTCGCTGGTCCCGACTCTCGACGAGGTCGTCGAGTGTCCCTTCCGAGAGTTGCGGCGAGGGGGTCACCCAGTCCCGCAGAGCGTCCCGGATCGCCGCCGATCGAGAGGCGTAGCCACGTCGGGGGTACTCCTCCTCGATAGCGTCGAGCAACGGCGCTGGCACCCGAACGTCG belongs to Halococcoides cellulosivorans and includes:
- the lysA gene encoding diaminopimelate decarboxylase, which codes for MDNGPPVRRLADWDHDRLVAFADRFETPLYVLDRERVRENYRRIDSAFPDAEVMYAAKTNTGRAVLESVLDAGATIEGAAAGELQRAIDAGADPNDLQYTAVNPPDRELEYAVDLAAEAPGLTITAGARDTFDRLEALGYSGRVAIRVNPGIGTGHHDDVATGKHAKFGIPGDDLPAVADSVRERFDLVGVHAHVGSGVLGDEIDEHARALEVVADLAKGVEPIEFLDVGGGFGVPYREDTDPLDLDRVADAIRDAVAGVDADLKLEPGRYVVADAECIVTRVNTIKEVGSTVVGVDASLATLVRPAMFGAYHPIRNVSAPDREATPVSVGGPCCTGADVFCTDRPIARPERGDVLAIGMAGAYGYDLASQFHSQPRPAEVAIDGDHVAVVRRRETIDDVTRVERSG
- a CDS encoding ribbon-helix-helix protein, CopG family; amino-acid sequence: MSTDTDDGDDRMAKIDVRVPAPLLDAIEEEYPRRGYASRSAAIRDALRDWVTPSPQLSEGTLDDLVESRDQREQGETVSAEDAREKLGLDNS